The following proteins come from a genomic window of Triticum aestivum cultivar Chinese Spring chromosome 6A, IWGSC CS RefSeq v2.1, whole genome shotgun sequence:
- the LOC123131971 gene encoding THO complex subunit 7B: MLTKGRRVAGRGEDMSAHYAFGPHEDDAIIKHRLLTRTTTTRGEPPLKKLQKKFMSFATEVEKDADNTSDCERLYKAFLQEINTFELPLLKSKAVVDANLREKESFNELQVEIQRQILQAQTDIEDLKKQLEQSKIERQHKEECEAIRKLISSQPPRSETEKLIANLEKEIANLEAESAACTRTLELRKKQFALLLHVVEELQISIEDEQRNIADELRAATEEPKLSIEEGSGGASDAMAVD; the protein is encoded by the exons ATGCTTACCAAAGGGAGGAGAGTTGCCGGGAGGGGTGAAGACATGTCTGCACATTATGCATTTGGGCCACATGAGGATGATGCGATTATCAAACATCGGCTTCTGACTAGGACCACAACTACCAGGGGTGAACCACCCCTAAAGAAGCTCCAAAAGAAGTTCATGTCCTTCGCCACCGAGGTAGAGAAGGATGCAGACAATACAAGTGATTGTGAGAGGCTGTACAAGGCCTTTCTGCAGGAAATAAACACTTTTGAGCTGCCTCTTCTAAAAAGCAAGGCTGTAGTTGATGCAAATCTCAGGGAAAAGGAGAGCTTCAACGAGCTGCAGGTTGAGATCCAGCGACAAATCTTGCAAGCTCAGACTGATATTGAGGATCTTAAAAAGCAACTTGAGCAAAGCAAGATTGAGAGGCAGCACAAAGAGGAGTGTGAAGCAATCAGAAAACTGATTTCCTCGCAGCCTCCACGGTCAGAAACCGAGAAACTTATCGCTAATCTTGAGAAGGAGATAGCTAATTTGGAGGCCGAGAGTGCAGCATGTACAAGGACGTTAGAGCTTAGGAAGAAGCAGTTTGCTCTTCTTCTTCATGTG GTGGAGGAATTGCAAATCTCGATCGAAGATGAGCAAAGGAACATAGCAGATGAGCTGAGAGCAGCCACTGAAGAGCCAAAGTTGAGCATAGAGGAAGGCAGCGGCGGTGCTTCGGATGCGATGGCTGTAGACTGA
- the LOC123130254 gene encoding uncharacterized protein — MASSPPPPQQQVNLVDDVVAEILLRLPPDEPEHLFRAALVCKPWLRVICDPAFRRRYRAFHGAPPLLGLLHRTQVCDGDPAARFASTTSMPDFPHPGSDGRRTRPLDCRHGRVLIHMLQDPEVDLLVWDPVNGDRHVVPEPDIDWMIYTAAVFCAAAGCDHLNCHGGPFRVVFLATDDHEEVVKASVYSSVTGAWSAPVSLDDSCECYARHKRDATAKRRYYIPYVQPRRVAAIGDAVYFTLSRSSAIAKYDCGKNRLSVIDPPPPDAEAYNGFIALMVMEDNSLGLAGVQDFSLHLWSRKVKGAAKWVQCMVIDLEKIMPMAKPLKGNGASVVGFAEGLCVIFVRTEGGLFRIELKSGLVKKVDEPAVYFSVLPYMSFYTPDRGRLLSLARLTDA, encoded by the exons AtggcgtcgtcgccgccgccgccgcagcagcaggtCAACCTCGTTGACGACGTCGTCGcagagatcctcctccgcctcccgccggacGAGCCCGAGCACCTCTTCCGCGCCGCCCTCGTCTGCAAGCCCTGGCTCCGCGTCATCTGCGACCCTGCCTTCCGCCGCCGGTACCGCGCGTTCCACGGCGCCCCTCCGCTGCTCGGCCTCCTCCACAGGACCCAAGTCTGCGACGGAGACCCCGCCGCGCGCTTCGCCTCCACCACGTCGATGCCCGACTTCCCCCACCCAGGCTCCGACGGCCGCCGCACGCGCCCTCTCGACTGCCGCCACGGCCGCGTCCTCATCCACATGCTGCAGGACCCAGAAGTGGATTTGCTCGTCTGGGACCCCGTCAACGGCGaccgccacgtggtgcccgagccGGACATCGACTGGATGATCTACACCGCTGCGGTCTTCTGCGCCGCCGCCGGCTGCGACCATCTCAACTGCCACGGCGGCCCCTTCCGCGTGGTCTTCCTGGCCACTGATGACCACGAGGAAGTCGTCAAGGCGAGTGTGTACTCATCTGTGACAGGTGCGTGGAGTGCGCCGGTATCTCTCGACGATAGCTGTGAATGCTATGCCCGGCACAAGCGGGATGCAACTGCAAAAAGAAGGTACTACATACCCTATGTCCAGCCTAGGCGAGTAGCCGCAATTGGAGATGCAGTCTACTTCACACTTTCGCGGTCTAGTGCCATTGCCAAGTATGACTGCGGCAAGAATCGCTTGTCTGTGATTGACCCACCACCACCAGATGCAGAAGCGTACAATGGTTTCATTGCCCTCATGGTCATGGAGGACAATTCACTGGGGCTCGCTGGTGTTCAGGATTTCAGTCTGCATCTCTGGTCAAGGAAGGTGAAGGGAGCTGCAAAATGGGTACAGTGCATGGTCATTGACCTGGAGAAAATCATGCCCATGGCCAAACCCCTCAAAGGCAATGGAGCAAGTGTGGTTGGTTTCGCAGAGGGTCTGTGTGTCATCTTCGTCAGAACAGAGGGTGGCTTATTCAGGATCGAGCTCAAGTCCGGACTGGTGAAGAAGGTTGATGAACCTGCGGTCTACTTTTCCGTCTTACCCTACATGAGCTTCTACACTCCTG ACCGTGGTAGATTGTTATCGCTGGCAAGGCTCACTGATGCCTGA